The nucleotide window cgaaccttgatattttgacatctcaaccgttcagtttttatgtcctaatgagtagatcatttctgcaaattttaagCCAAATCAGTGATCGCTAagatatcaaactagattaaatcaatggacgaaccaaatctgtcaaacatgaactgTACATACTTATATTTttaaattacagttttgaatgccttaacgataatcaatttggctgaaaatttgcagaagtgatctacacatttggaccttaaaactgaacggttgagatgctaaaatatgatcgaaaagttggtctaatgccctatccctagaaaagaccaaaaaaaagggatccctcactaggagggccatgtgtgtgtgtgtgtgtgtgtgtattggtTGACAAGCTCTCATctcttaaatataatttttttgttttacatAAATCATTTTCCCGTTCAGTTATGGCTAGGGCTGGGATCGGTTCTGTTTTTACAGTTCAAGCAATGGAACCGAGACCGAACTGAGTTGTAACTTTCAGTTCTGGTTATGAGTTTTTCAGCTTGAGAACCAAGATGGAACCGAACCGAAAACAAACAGTTCGGTTCTCGATTTTTACGGTTCCTGCACCACTTTCAACTTCAAAAGTTCAGAACTGCAAATTATGACCATTATCAGTTTGTGACCATTATCAACAATTCAACATCATAATTGAAACTCTGTAACTGTTTCACAAGTACAAAACTACATCAATGCAACTTGCAAACTATAAATCAatacaaaattacaaactatccaacTTACAAACTGCAAAAGTGCAAAGTACAAACTGAAACAAAACAAGCCAGTAAGCCAGTAAGCAACTaactaaaataaacaaaactgcAAACACCAAAACTGCAACATAACCAACAGTCCAACACTTTTAAGTTTACTGAGTTTAACAATTAAAACTGCAACTGCAATTCTAAAAAACTGAATCATTGATAAATTGGAAGTTCAATGGTAGCAACTAGCATGTTAGCAACAACTAATGAATtcaaaatgggaaaaaaaaaaaatggacaaATGGTAATCAAACAGAATTGTTAAAATagctaaaaaaaattgaaataagtAAATAgaaagcaaagcaaagcaagTTAAGCAACTAAGGCAGTCCACATAACACATTCATCACAGCAGCTAGTCAGCCACAACTACTGCACTGCACAACTCCATCtgcataaataaaaaattatatcaaATGAGGTTCCAAACATTGAAATGCCTGCATACCAGCTAAAATTAGTAAATTACAATTACCATATCTGCAATTCACTGATTTGACATTCTaaatgaaaaccaaaaacatgaaAAGCATTCAAAAATTATAAATCTGCAATTGTAAGATAGTTCATACCTTGACAAAGCATTAACATATCATTTTTTCAGTTTTCTCTTCTTGGTTGTAGGAGCTGAAGCTGAAGCCTCAGAACTCTTGGCTGTTCTCACGCTCGATACTTCTGCAGATCCACCAACAAAAGTGTTGTTGGCCTTCTCAGCCTTGTCTTTGTCCTCCTTTTCATGTTCTgcagaaaaagaacaaattcaGCCACACTAAAACTGTAACTTAAACTTAAATTAAAAAAGAGCAAATTAGAAACTTGGAAATACATACCAGCTTCAAGTTGTTCATAAGCTTCCATTTCCTCCACACTTGGAAGGTACTCCAACCCCATAATTGAATCAGACTTTAGCCAATTTTGCAAACAAATAAGCTTTTCAACTGTTCTAGGAGTCAAAGAGCTTCTATATGGATCTATCACCCTCTTTCCAGTACTGAAACTGGACTCACTTGCAACTGTAGACACTTTTATGGCTAATACATCTCTGGCCAATGATTGCAAGTTGGGATATTTACCTCCATTCAGCTTCcaccaatccaaaatcttctaatcatcctcttctcctttcttcactTCAAGTTTTTCTATAGGGTCTAGCAAATAACGATCCACTTCATGTCCCACAACAACTTCATTGTTCTGTTCAAGCTGCCTATTCCAGTCTTCTAGAATAACAGCCCTTTTCCCACTTACTGTCCTTAATCTGCCTCGACTCTTATTGGTTGTTGTGTCATTATTAGtgacctctttcttcttctgcccACTTGCTGCACCATTAGACTGACTGTACAAGTCACAAAGTTCTATAACAAGTTGCTTCACTTCCTCCGATTTTTTTCTTGATCACATCATCAGGCAAATTCAGCCACACTTCACACACTCTACCAATGTTTCTCAACTTATACCTAGGATCTAAGACCACAGCAACTAGGAAAAGTTGGTTCATGTCATCCAAAGAAGCAAAGTACTTGTCATACTTGGACTTCATTTGGACTGCCATGTCATACAAGACTATGTCAGCTTCATTTGGATCAGGCCCTATACCAAGCGAGCTAAGTTCTTCAAGCTCAGCTTCAATGGTAACAATATCATGGAAGGTCTTGTGTGCAGTAGGGGTTAGTGAAGCGCTCACAGTGAGGGTCACATCATAAAAGTCCTTCAAAAACTTCACAAAAATGCCTGCATTTTCCCAATCTGTTTCAGTTGGTGGCCCAACTCTTTTCGTAGGCACTCTCCTCCTACTTGCAGCCTCTGCCTCATCTTCAGcaatttcttcatcttcatcaaaataATTTCGGAAcctttcatcatcatcatacaaTCTCTCAAATGCTTTTTTCAACTCCAAAGTTGTGTCCAACATAAGAaatgtggaattccaccttgtcGAAACATCTAAAATGTAAATCCTATTGCACTCAACTTTCTCCTTCTCCACACATTTTTCAAATTCATCAAGCCTAGAACCTGAACTCCTAACATATCTTACGGCATTCCTTATGCAAGCCACTGACCTCTCCATCAACTTCAAACTAGACCTCACAATAAGGTTTACAATGTGAGCTAAACATATCACATGCATAAACTTACCTCCATAAATCTGTTTAATCTCCCAACTACACATTTTCTTCCTAAGATAATCAATGGCATTCTTGTTCGCAAATGCATTGTCAACAGAAACAGTTAAAACTTTATCGATTGACCAATCAAGGAGACAAGACTCTAGCAGTTTACCAATCATTATACCTTGGTGATTTGGAACCACACAAAATGCAAGCACTCTCTTATGCATTTGCCATCCCCTATCAATAAAATGAGAAGTAACTACCATGTAGTTTGGTAGTTAATGTTTTGACAAGAAGTCCAAGTGTCTGTTGTTAAACTAACACAATGAGACTTCAATTCCCTCCTCAACTCCTCCTTCTTGGCATCATACATGCGAAGAAAGTTTTTCATTATGACTTTCCTACAAGGGACTTTAAAAAGAGGCACAACAACACTACAAAAGTAATTAAACCCAGGTTTTTCGATGAATCTAAATGGAAGTTCATCGACAACAATCATATGAGTAGCAGCTTCAATGTAGTTATCCTGACTCCAATTCACAGAAACTAAACTGCCCTGCCCTCTTTTCCCATCACTGGTTAACACTTGTTGCCCAGATTCTACCTTAACTCTACCCGGGTACCCTTTACAGACTGTCTCTATGCGTTTCCTAAGAGATGAAGTACCATTATCATAAGGATTGCATGCCAAATGCGTCAGACAATACTTACATTGAGCTCGTTTGGTATTGCCAACCACCTTCTCAACTCCATCAACAGTCTCGATTAATGGATGATCCACCTTTGTGAAATGATCCCAGACATCTGACCTCTGCTGGCCTTTCTTTCCTCGTTTTCTTTTCACAGCAGCAATGCTTTGAGCAGTGCTTCGAGCGTTGCCGGGTTTTGGGGCAACTTCTGGGTTGTTGCAAGCAACAACCATTTCATTGCAAGCAGAGGATGGCCCAGACTGCTCGAGATCAGACCGGCTAGACCCAGATTGTTCGACTTCGACACCAGGAGTTTGGACTGTTTGGGGCATGGTGTTTCGATTAGGAATGAAAATCGACTAATCGATTTGGCTGTTTGGGAATGAAAATCCACTAATCGTGTTTCGAAGTGCTATTCCGATTCAACCTGAATGAATTTTAGGGCTGATATAGTGATATGTTTAGGGTTTTGAACTTTCGATCGAATTAGGGAAGAACTCAAGAACACATGAGATGAGACTCAGGAGAGGATTTCATTGGGTTTGGTCAACTGGCTGA belongs to Rosa chinensis cultivar Old Blush chromosome 4, RchiOBHm-V2, whole genome shotgun sequence and includes:
- the LOC121052787 gene encoding zinc finger BED domain-containing protein RICESLEEPER 1-like, yielding MPQTVQTPGVEVEQSGSSRSDLEQSGPSSACNEMVVACNNPEVAPKPGNARSTAQSIAAVKRKRGKKGQQRSDVWDHFTKVDHPLIETVDGVEKVVGNTKRAQCKYCLTHLACNPYDNGTSSLRKRIETVCKGYPGRVKVESGQQVLTSDGKRGQGSLVSVNWSQDNYIEAATHMIVVDELPFRFIEKPGFNYFCSVVVPLFKVPCRKVIMKNFLRMYDAKKEELRRELKGWQMHKRVLAFCVVPNHQGIMIGKLLESCLLDWSIDKVLTVSVDNAFANKNAIDYLRKKMCSWEIKQIYGGKFMHVICLAHIVNLIVRSSLKLMERSVACIRNAVRYVRSSGSRLDEFEKCVEKEKVECNRIYILDVSTRWNSTFLMLDTTLELKKAFERLYDDDERFRNYFDEDEEIAEDEAEAASRRRVPTKRVGPPTETDWENAGIFVKFLKDFYDVTLTVSASLTPTAHKTFHDIVTIEAELEELSSLGIGPDPNEADIVLYDMAVQMKSKYDKYFASLDDMNQLFLVAVVLDPRYKLRNIGRVCEVWLNLPDDVIKKKIGGSEATCYRTL